From Malaya genurostris strain Urasoe2022 chromosome 2, Malgen_1.1, whole genome shotgun sequence:
TAATGATGCTCCGATCAGTGGTCCATTTCTGTCACGCATCATCGCACAACGTTcccatcgtgagctctggcaaTTGCGGCATGAAGTCTTTGGTAATCGATGCAAACTAACCGTCCGATTTCCACAATCAGCACATTTAAAAAAGCGCTTCTCTGCATCCCTGACTTTCAGTTCATGATGTTCCTCCTTACAGCGGTCGGCTGCCGAGAAGGCAATATACTTACAGTTCGTACAGATGACGGCTTTGCACGCAACTTGGAAGGTATTCATCATTTTTTCTTCCATGGCTTCCTTCCGTTCGAGATCTTTGAAATATTTCTCCTGCTGTTCATCCTCATGGGCCTGAATTAGATCCGTGTGGGAAGATGTTGCAGCAATTAGCTGTTGTATTCGTTCTTTACGGGCATTTTCTTCTAATTCCAATTTTTGCTTTTTTGAAGCATGACTACCAGTTTCGTCATTAGTTTCCATTTGTTCCAATGCCCGTTTCTTGCCAGCCTCGGTACCACGGTGTTTAATGAAATTGGGATTCGATTTCTCCAACGGTTTCTTTTTTATGATTTCTATGGCCTTTTGCCGCGAATGGAGAATTTGTTTCGGAGATGCGCCTAAGTCGATAACAAAGTTTCCAGTACTTAAGCGCGGCGTTTTTTTCGATTCTATgctaaatgaacgattttcgaaTCCATTGGTAGCAGTTGGACGAGAATTCTCAATCACATGACCTTTTGCCAAACCTTTAGAAAGAGAAGATGAAGTTAGTACCGCCTCACCTAATCCTAATTGCTTCAAACGCTCAACATCCTTTTCCCTTTGCTTGATATTTATTTCCAATCCTGAAGCAGACCCTTTTTTAGGAGCAGAATTGTTAAGCTGCTGCTGGCGATACGACGGGAGGGAATCCAAACTTCTTTGTGTACTAGTACTGTTGTTACGATCTCCTTGGAAGGGTGATTGATAGTATTCTGACAACGTCATGAGGCGAGATTTATCTTTCTGGTCTTGTTTTGGATTTCTTGTAGCTTTGATTGCCGAAAAACTCTGTCCACCATAAAAaacctttaaaataaaatagttggaAAAGTTTGGTTTTCATGAGTAATAATAAATATATACCTCACTTTTCCCGAGAACTTTGTTCCTCAATTCGTTCAGTCCTCGTCCAGCTGTCGAAGAAATAAGTCCCCCTCGATTGCAAGCTTTATTATACTCTTGTTTGACGTGATAAACACAATGTTCACATTCTCCCAAATTCACAACAGCagtacatttctctccattctTTTTTTTACTACGACACGTTCCGAAATCTTTCGATTGTCCTAACACCATCACCTTGGCAGACTTGTCGATCGAGAGTGTAACCTCAGAGTTCCGGTCCTCATTCCGATCAAACACGCCAGGATTTAAAATACAAATTACCATACCTTCTGCGGTTTTCCACAGCTCTTTGTAGGCTTGGGAAAAGAGAAACAAGCTTATCATTTTTATATCTCCGTGAAGATCACTTAATTTCCATATTGCGAATTGTCCGCCTTTCGATGTTGTTTTCGTTGAACTTTTGCTTACAATAACTCCCGCAAGAGCCCAATCCTCCTTTAAATCTCCATGTTCGACGTGAGCTTTAACACGAGCCATTGAGATGGGTTTGCGCCCTTGCATACGCTCTTGTAAAATAGCGCTGGAAACTAAAGGGTGCACAAGGCGAATTCCAAAAATCGGGTCTGTGTATACACTTTTTTTGAAAACCTCTGGTATAACATTCTTTGCAATTGGGATATTATCCACTTTTATTGCACCAGGAAACGGTTGCAcattttgagatatttttttagCTGTTTCCACTTTTCGAGGCAGGTGAGAGGCTTCCTTTTCAGCATTTTTCAATGCACGATCGATAAAATTAGAAATCTGAAAATCTATTTTTTCCTCCTCCTTTTGTTTCAAAAGCTTGTTAATGCTTCTTCCATATTCATCATATTTTCTTTCGAGAAAATTTCGTGTTTCTTCATCATCAGATGAATCTGTATCGCCACTATGAACAGCACTTGATTTAATGTTGGTTGGTTTCTGGGAAGTTTCTTTCAAGCAAATATTTTGGTCCTGTCCACTGAGGAAGGTAGATCCAGAAAGCGACAGCAATCGCGGTTTAATTGCTGTAGTTGAAGACGACTGACTAATTACTGTAGTAGAAGACGGCTGACTAATTACAATATTTGTATTTAAAACGGCATCCTCAGCCTCTGCATCGAGTAGCAATTGTTCCAATTCATCAATTTCAATTGAACTTTGTTCTTGATCGATTTGATTGATTGACATTCTTAAACTTTAAGTAACTCAGCGGAACGAATTTTAATAATGAATACGATTAATTACCGGCGCTTCTCCCGATCGAATGGTTCCAACGTAACGTGTTTACATTTTTCGCGCTCTAATTGAAATCCGatttaaacatttcaaaagggcctaaaacgATTGACAGATTCTCTGTGTTTACTTTCTCTATCGGCTATATCTGCGTGGCGTTATCATACAAATGTTCGTTACATATCTGGtactgatgaaaaaataaatatattggcTTCCGTTCTACACGAATATTTAGTAAgtaaacgtgaaaattaagtagttatTAACTAAAcatagaaagtaaacaaagagaaactttaATTGATGCATGTGACCTTATAAAATATTCACGTCGAAATGTTCCAAATTCTATACAATTctaattttgtcgagccgcatcagTTCGATCATCAGCCTGATTATCGATAAGATAGAGCACGCCCACATTATAAATTCGGAATgaatttcaaatcaaattcgATTTTGCATCAAATTCAGTTTTGATGTGgcacacatctttgttttctatataggggcgcaaattagaaattcaaggtTAAATCCAgtacaagtagaaatgtggtcaactAATTTATGTTTCGAGCAGTCCGTATCGAAATAAACCTCATGAAAAGTTCCGTATTTAAAACTGCAGTTGATAAAATTgcactgaataaaaaaaatcgaaaatgcgAAATAATACAGAAATAAG
This genomic window contains:
- the LOC131427258 gene encoding protein MCM10 homolog produces the protein MSINQIDQEQSSIEIDELEQLLLDAEAEDAVLNTNIVISQPSSTTVISQSSSTTAIKPRLLSLSGSTFLSGQDQNICLKETSQKPTNIKSSAVHSGDTDSSDDEETRNFLERKYDEYGRSINKLLKQKEEEKIDFQISNFIDRALKNAEKEASHLPRKVETAKKISQNVQPFPGAIKVDNIPIAKNVIPEVFKKSVYTDPIFGIRLVHPLVSSAILQERMQGRKPISMARVKAHVEHGDLKEDWALAGVIVSKSSTKTTSKGGQFAIWKLSDLHGDIKMISLFLFSQAYKELWKTAEGMVICILNPGVFDRNEDRNSEVTLSIDKSAKVMVLGQSKDFGTCRSKKKNGEKCTAVVNLGECEHCVYHVKQEYNKACNRGGLISSTAGRGLNELRNKVLGKSEVFYGGQSFSAIKATRNPKQDQKDKSRLMTLSEYYQSPFQGDRNNSTSTQRSLDSLPSYRQQQLNNSAPKKGSASGLEINIKQREKDVERLKQLGLGEAVLTSSSLSKGLAKGHVIENSRPTATNGFENRSFSIESKKTPRLSTGNFVIDLGASPKQILHSRQKAIEIIKKKPLEKSNPNFIKHRGTEAGKKRALEQMETNDETGSHASKKQKLELEENARKERIQQLIAATSSHTDLIQAHEDEQQEKYFKDLERKEAMEEKMMNTFQVACKAVICTNCKYIAFSAADRCKEEHHELKVRDAEKRFFKCADCGNRTVSLHRLPKTSCRNCQSSRWERCAMMRDRNGPLIGASLSIRGDEEKFLGSCANSANLNLLVPVEDC